A region from the Kribbella shirazensis genome encodes:
- a CDS encoding alkaline phosphatase D family protein yields the protein MPPQPSRRTFLQLTGVSAASVALGVSAPASADATPARPIPDGAFALGVASGDPRPDGFVLWTRLAPTPLATDGHGGMPSADVPVQYEVAEDSGFRRVVRRGLAIATPDLAHAVHPEVRGLQPGREYFYRFRVGNQLSPTGRTKTLPATGDSFSFATASCQAWYHGYFPAHRDIARRTPDAVFFLGDYIYEYGINAGDNLWREGVTVGPEHAVEIETLEQYRLRYGLFKSDPDLQAAHAAAPWFLVWDDHEVQNNYGAANSLYGVPPELFVHRRAVAYRAYYENLPFALDSLPDGPDGRIYRRYDVGSLARVHLLDTRQYRDPLPVDEADRLSEQRTIMGAEQERWLYDGLRGSRTPWNLVAGGVVLTAITDDRTEQWDGYPANRRRVLEAMGDAGTAVMLTGDIHRHVASELKLDFADPASRTVGVELVCSSIGSNGDGVDTDQYAKDWLQHPYVKLYNARRGYVHTTLTRSELTAEFVTFPYIQADANAQPNVVARFRTPAVDPRLEAL from the coding sequence GTGCCTCCCCAGCCATCCCGCCGTACCTTCCTCCAGCTGACCGGTGTGAGTGCCGCCTCGGTCGCGCTCGGGGTCTCCGCCCCGGCCTCCGCCGACGCCACGCCGGCCAGGCCGATCCCGGACGGGGCCTTCGCGCTCGGTGTCGCGTCCGGCGACCCGCGGCCGGACGGCTTCGTGCTGTGGACCCGGCTCGCGCCGACGCCGCTGGCCACGGACGGCCACGGTGGCATGCCCTCGGCCGACGTGCCGGTGCAGTACGAGGTGGCCGAGGACAGTGGCTTCCGGCGCGTCGTACGGCGTGGGCTCGCGATCGCCACGCCCGACTTGGCGCACGCGGTCCATCCCGAGGTGCGCGGTCTGCAGCCTGGCCGCGAGTACTTCTACCGCTTCCGCGTCGGCAACCAGCTCAGTCCGACCGGCCGGACCAAGACACTGCCCGCGACCGGCGACAGTTTCTCCTTCGCCACCGCGTCCTGCCAGGCCTGGTACCACGGCTACTTTCCGGCCCACCGCGACATCGCGCGTCGTACTCCGGATGCGGTGTTCTTCCTCGGCGACTACATCTACGAGTACGGCATCAATGCAGGTGACAACCTGTGGCGCGAGGGCGTCACGGTCGGCCCGGAGCACGCCGTCGAGATCGAGACGCTGGAGCAGTACCGACTGCGCTACGGCCTGTTCAAGTCCGACCCGGACCTGCAGGCGGCGCACGCGGCCGCGCCGTGGTTCCTTGTCTGGGACGACCACGAGGTGCAGAACAACTACGGCGCCGCCAACTCGCTGTACGGCGTACCGCCCGAGCTGTTCGTCCACCGCCGCGCCGTCGCGTACCGGGCGTACTACGAGAACCTCCCGTTCGCCCTGGACAGCCTCCCGGACGGACCGGACGGCCGGATCTACCGCCGGTACGACGTCGGCTCGCTCGCCCGGGTCCACCTGCTCGACACCCGGCAGTACCGCGACCCGCTGCCGGTCGACGAGGCCGATCGCCTCTCCGAGCAGCGCACCATCATGGGCGCCGAACAGGAGCGTTGGCTGTACGACGGCCTGCGCGGCTCACGCACACCGTGGAACCTGGTCGCGGGCGGCGTCGTACTCACCGCGATCACCGACGACCGCACCGAGCAGTGGGACGGCTACCCGGCGAACCGGCGCCGCGTGCTCGAGGCGATGGGCGACGCCGGGACCGCCGTGATGCTCACCGGCGACATCCACCGTCACGTGGCGTCCGAGCTGAAACTCGACTTCGCCGATCCGGCGTCCCGGACCGTCGGCGTCGAGCTGGTCTGCTCCTCGATCGGGTCGAACGGCGACGGCGTCGACACCGATCAGTATGCGAAGGACTGGCTGCAGCACCCGTACGTGAAGCTCTACAACGCGCGCCGCGGCTACGTGCACACCACGCTGACGCGGTCCGAGCTGACCGCGGAGTTCGTCACGTTCCCGTACATCCAGGCCGACGCCAACGCCCAGCCGAACGTCGTCGCCCGCTTCCGCACGCCCGCCGTCGACCCACGTCTGGAGGCCCTGTGA
- a CDS encoding alkaline phosphatase D family protein: MSVSRRRFLGYGGAGSAAVLLGTGAWDASTTHAAPSGTGNPFTLGVASGDPQYDSVVLWTRLATDPYAVDGKGGMPAKPVRVEYELARDENFRHVVRRSSVIATPELGHSVHPEVRGLQPDHVYYYRFRTGGQVSPTGRTRTTPHPFAQPRQLRFAFASCNAWQDGYFTAYGHMANEDLDLVVHLGDYLYESGVKTNRRGVTTDPRFHTETFDLARYRLQYSLYKSEAPLHAAHAAHPWIHTIDDHEVENNWAGDLSQKDTEPDQDPVVFRARRAAAFQAMYENMPLRHEQMPSGPDVRLHRRIQYGRLADITMLDTRQYRSDQPCGDGDSSTCDDRFDPDNTMLGGKQREWLLNGFKTSHARWQILGNQAPMGQTDWTPGPETRVWLDPWDGYVAERNKVLAAAQDSGVRNLVVITGDRHQNYAFELKRDYANPDSPAVGTEFVGTSITSGGNGADITDQGKQFLAANPHMKFFNSQRGYSRVTVDQHQWRNDYRVVPYVETPDAPISTRATYVVEDRDPHVHAG, from the coding sequence ATGTCCGTTTCTCGCCGTCGTTTTCTCGGGTACGGGGGTGCGGGCAGCGCCGCCGTACTGCTCGGCACCGGGGCCTGGGACGCCTCGACCACGCACGCCGCTCCGTCCGGCACCGGCAACCCGTTCACGCTGGGCGTCGCGTCGGGCGACCCGCAGTACGACAGTGTCGTGCTGTGGACGCGGCTCGCCACCGATCCGTACGCCGTCGACGGGAAGGGCGGAATGCCCGCGAAGCCCGTCCGCGTCGAGTACGAGCTCGCGCGGGACGAGAACTTCCGGCACGTCGTACGGCGCTCCAGCGTGATCGCGACGCCCGAGCTCGGCCACTCCGTGCACCCGGAGGTCCGCGGCCTGCAGCCGGACCACGTGTACTACTACCGCTTCCGCACCGGCGGCCAGGTCTCGCCGACCGGGCGCACCCGGACCACGCCGCACCCGTTCGCGCAGCCGCGGCAGCTGCGGTTCGCGTTCGCGTCGTGCAACGCCTGGCAGGACGGGTACTTCACGGCGTACGGCCACATGGCGAACGAGGACCTCGACCTGGTCGTGCACCTCGGCGACTACCTGTACGAGTCCGGCGTGAAGACGAACCGGCGCGGCGTGACCACGGACCCGCGGTTCCACACCGAGACGTTCGACCTCGCGCGGTACCGCTTGCAGTACTCGCTGTACAAGTCCGAGGCCCCGCTGCACGCCGCGCACGCGGCGCACCCGTGGATCCACACGATCGACGACCACGAGGTGGAGAACAACTGGGCGGGCGACCTGTCCCAGAAGGACACCGAGCCGGACCAGGACCCGGTGGTGTTCCGGGCCCGGCGCGCGGCCGCGTTCCAGGCGATGTACGAGAACATGCCGCTGCGCCACGAGCAGATGCCGTCCGGCCCCGACGTCCGCCTGCACCGGCGGATCCAGTACGGGCGGCTGGCCGACATCACCATGCTGGACACCCGGCAGTACCGCTCCGACCAGCCGTGCGGTGACGGCGACTCGTCCACGTGCGACGACCGGTTCGACCCGGACAACACGATGCTCGGCGGCAAGCAGCGCGAGTGGCTGCTGAACGGGTTCAAGACCTCGCACGCGCGCTGGCAGATTCTCGGCAACCAAGCGCCGATGGGCCAGACCGACTGGACGCCCGGGCCCGAGACCCGCGTCTGGCTGGACCCGTGGGACGGTTATGTTGCCGAGCGCAACAAGGTGCTGGCGGCCGCGCAGGACAGCGGTGTCCGCAACCTGGTGGTGATCACCGGCGACCGGCACCAGAACTACGCGTTCGAGCTGAAGCGCGACTACGCGAACCCGGACTCGCCCGCGGTCGGCACCGAGTTCGTCGGTACGTCGATCACCAGCGGCGGCAACGGCGCCGACATCACCGACCAGGGCAAGCAGTTCCTGGCGGCCAACCCGCACATGAAGTTCTTCAACTCCCAGCGCGGCTACTCCCGCGTCACCGTCGACCAGCACCAGTGGCGCAACGACTACCGCGTCGTGCCGTACGTCGAGACGCCCGACGCACCGATCAGCACCCGCGCGACGTACGTCGTCGAGGACCGCGACCCGCACGTCCACGCGGGCTGA
- a CDS encoding polysaccharide lyase family protein: MNRPPAITGLRGTGGIGTVTLDWKPVSWAVVVDHYAVYADGALIGKTVYPHFVHRGLGFTGVTRSYRVVTVDAAGNRSAQSGSAAVANLTSVTVSGTPVATVGAFDGKGSEFALSPKGYASYPTRFPSGVDYTFGTSTPAADWSYLLPGPADKWAGSKNHRATFRFDLPAVPGQDLDLALWLIDSHASLAASALLTINGTEVGRLTFANGATKGSTIADSTYPGSPLKPSYLERPLSKDLFRAGANVLELFKDVGSWVAYDALGLFARK; encoded by the coding sequence ATGAACCGCCCACCAGCCATCACCGGTTTGCGCGGCACCGGCGGAATCGGAACCGTCACGCTCGACTGGAAGCCCGTCTCGTGGGCTGTCGTCGTCGACCACTACGCGGTGTACGCCGACGGCGCCCTGATCGGGAAGACCGTCTACCCGCACTTCGTCCACCGCGGCCTCGGCTTCACCGGTGTGACCAGGTCCTACCGTGTCGTCACGGTCGATGCCGCCGGCAACCGATCCGCCCAGTCCGGGTCCGCCGCCGTCGCCAACCTCACCTCGGTGACGGTGTCCGGTACGCCGGTCGCGACCGTCGGCGCCTTCGACGGCAAGGGATCGGAGTTCGCGCTGTCCCCGAAGGGCTACGCGAGCTACCCGACCCGCTTTCCCTCGGGCGTCGACTACACGTTCGGTACGTCGACCCCGGCAGCCGACTGGTCCTACCTGCTGCCGGGGCCCGCGGACAAGTGGGCCGGGTCGAAGAACCACCGCGCCACGTTCCGCTTCGACCTTCCCGCCGTACCCGGGCAGGATCTCGACCTCGCGCTCTGGCTGATCGACAGCCACGCCAGCCTCGCCGCGTCGGCGCTGCTGACGATCAACGGCACCGAGGTGGGCCGTCTCACGTTCGCCAACGGCGCCACCAAGGGCTCGACGATCGCGGACAGCACGTACCCGGGATCACCGCTGAAGCCGTCATACCTCGAACGCCCGCTGTCCAAGGACCTCTTCCGTGCCGGCGCCAACGTCCTCGAACTCTTCAAGGACGTCGGCTCCTGGGTGGCCTACGACGCGCTCGGCCTCTTCGCCCGGAAGTGA